A window from Betta splendens chromosome 1, fBetSpl5.4, whole genome shotgun sequence encodes these proteins:
- the LOC114855290 gene encoding meiosis regulator and mRNA stability factor 1 isoform X4 yields MMEGLGEERSTCSSRPFPWLSPPKTEASGLLWKFKDCFSTSETPTPHRTDKQNSYMESRKAVLELRDVPPPPPHHTTSQSSQPFSLATLPLLPPCLPPQLTQDTHQQQLPQQQEGSRPKVSICTHCDYCSRDGYGLLGGGDVVGRRNSVAGVVSLYVAQGSPGAPVVSSNSINKSGPCSVATSHNHHKLNLNSGNEATNPLLRCQPHLPAAIATCQPVSSHSYLPCCLGLHTCPAISLPCSQANLFASSVPLASSPPVSSLSGNLHGTCLASSGCYSYGVCSPSAIRRSQRGTLGDHTTTTTVTTTTTSAHFCSNPLHLNVERTVLVKGAHYCKECLLKPINDLSSESDKMWPSAPIPQTVSLPVPICNGCGTSSDGMQLMPLTGLGNVGQKYGSPENNGPENIPPVGVFWDIENCSVPSGRSAGAVVQRIRSHFFQGHREAEFICVCDISKESKAVIQELNNCQVTVAHINATAKNAADDKLRQSLRRFAETHTAPATVVLVSSDVNFASELSDLRHRHGFQVVLVHGSHTSPALLQHAHRHVAFQEITADLPPRTLVKSQPRSPRRPRRATRPSHTSGQVLERLYSPRRGCSGPPGGTPAKPLQELAGLESKPRTDFHPLDEVRAASSSPHSNGEMGTLEQVKKPSIAGESLYRRRREGSSPRRVSESPVEKREGNSGEFQISTPSAFSKLTLHRSFSPLVLSQGSWSSRSASPCLSSRSSPLLAVPRSPCPEGSYEQFIDGAEIQVANLDYRMSRKDLQQTLHDTFSRYGRVKAVELSPHTDYQLKAIIQMLSLQQAISAVSGLHRYKIGGKRIQVSLITGSSNKSLTMLSTEIRSILQDAPANCLPLFKFTEIYEKKYSRKLSTGDLYRLPEVVAVREQGGSRLVCLLPSSLIRQSPLGSSQSQEGSSSASGSPVVFEELEYHEPVCRQHYAQQDFSEADFDPDSCKIPFTVMSLSTLTSDVHSLLHSHEGTLPLLSFPDCYAAKFRPLQLGNETLEGGVPLEHLITCVPSITIVTAQNGFKIIKWIHNKPPAPNTEPWIQRCKSPVGNPQLIQFSREIIDLLKSQPSCIMPISKFIPSYHHHFAKQCRVSDYGYSKLMELLEAVPHVLQILGMGTKRLLTLTHRAQVKRFTQDLLKLLKFQASKQVSINDFMQAYHWCFSRDWRVIDYGICDLMDLLTEIPDTTITITQQDTDTVISVPKRERTVDEMERTKQFGKEVVDLLRHQPHCRMPFSKFIPTYHHHFGRQCKLSYYGFTKLIELFEAIPDVLMVLECGEEKMLTLTEVERIKALAAQLVKLLRGQKNSSLPVSQLLTEYSKTFGYGLRLQDYDAGSLPALLTKLCHVVKVVDGSEGREVQLINRKSLRSLTSQLLAILMSQDEDLVINGLKVEELSQYYSTVHGVQLNPCEYGFLSLSELLKSLPYLVELYNRESDENGKAGSTASGQVEGWVRLTRLYQFARNIRALLHTYHYNQIFLTEFQGAYNKFTGCSLEPRSYGYASTDELLSAIPQVVWIKGHGHKRIIVLKNDMKARASSSVTNSPQPGENAESPRDSPINTSGAQSPSNKVASESELLCLSSPVDLLCGPVPSCLPSPQLHPDPVLLQQTDLIHFEEKTSPPTDDDEPASAAASGTDCACDPPKQSCSTDDLTGTKSQPATLTKTPLSVDNPSRRASRSRIKLAANFSFTAGV; encoded by the exons ATGATGGAAGGACTGGGAGAGGAGAGATCCACATGCAGCTCTAGACCCTTCCCATGGCTCAGTCCCCCCAAAACAGAGGCCTCAGGCCTACTGTGGAAATTTAAAGACTGCTTTTCCaccagtgaaacccccaccccTCATCGCACAGATAAACAA AACAGTTACATGGAAAGCAGAAAGGCCGTGCTGGAATTAAGAGatgttcctcctccacccccacaccaTACCACCTCGCAGTCATCCCAACCCTTCTCTTTGGCCACTCTCCCTTTGCTTCCTCCCTGCTTGCCTCCACAGCTTACACAAGACACccaccaacaacaactaccacagcAGCAAGAGGGGTCTAGACCCAAAGTAAGCATTTGCACTCACTGTGATTACTGCAGCAGAGATGGCTATGGACTATTGGGTGGTGGAGATGTTGTTGGTAGACGTAACAGCGTTGCTGGTGTTGTCTCACTTTATGTGGCCCAAGGCTCTCCAGGAGCCCCTGTCGTCAGCAGTAACAGTATTAACAAGTCTGGGCCTTGCTCTGTGGCCACATCTCATAACCATCATAAGCTTAACCTGAACAGTGGAAATGAAGCCACAAATCCTTTGCTCAGATGCCAACCTCATCTGCCTGCTGCTATTGCTACCTGTCAGCCTGTGTCCTCACACTCCTACCTCCCCTGCTGTTTAGGGCTTCATACTTGCCCAGCTATATCCCTTCCATGCAGTCAGGCCAACCTGTTTGCCTCCTCAGTCCCTCTagcttcatctcctcctgtttcttctcTATCTGGCAATTTGCATGGCACTTGTTTGGCCTCTTCTGGCTGCTACAGCTATGGTGTTTGCAGTCCATCAGCCATCAGAAGATCGCAGAGAGGCACACTTGGTGatcacaccaccaccaccaccgtcaCTACTACAACCACCTCAGCACACTTCTGTTCTAATCCTTTGCATCTAAATGTAGAACGCACGGTTTTGGTGAAGGGTGCACACTACTGCAAGGAGTGCTTATTAAAG CCCATAAATGATCTTTCATCAGAGTCAGACAAGATGTGGCCTAGTGCTCCTATTCCCCAGACtgtttctcttcctgtccctaTTTGTAATGGCTGCGGCACTTCTTCAGATGGTATGCAGCTCATGCCATTGACCGGCCTTGGCAATGTTGGTCAGAAGTATG GATCTCCAGAGAACAATGGTCCTGAGAACATCCCTCCAGTGGGCGTCTTCTGGGACATTGAGAACTGTAGTGTTCCCAGTGGGCGTTCTGCTGGAGCTGTGGTCCAGCGTATTCGTAGCCATTTCTTTCAAGGTCATCGTGAGGCAGAAttcatttgtgtctgtgatATCAGCAAGGAAAGCAAAGCCGTCATCCAAGAGCTCAATAACTGCCAG GTTACTGTTGCACATATCAACGCCACAGCCAAGAATGCGGCTGATGACAAGCTTCGTCAGAGCTTACGCCGCTTTGCCGAGACCCACACTGCACCTGCAACTGTTGTGCTAGTATCCT CGGATGTGAACTTTGCAAGTGAGTTGAGCGACTTGCGTCATCGCCATGGTTTCCAAGTAGTTCTGGTCCATGGCAGCCATACATCTCCAGCCCTGTTGCAGCATGCCCATCGCCATGTGGCTTTTCAGGAGATTACAGCTGATCTGCCACCACGAACTCTTGTCAAGTCACAG CCCAGGTCACCCAGGAGACCGCGGCGAGCAACGCGCCCTAGTCACACCTCTGGCCAAGTGCTTGAAAGGCTCTACAGCCCAAGGAGGGGCTGTAGTGGGCCTCCTGGTGGTACTCCAGCCAAACCCTTACAG GAGCTGGCTGGTTTGGAGAGCAAGCCTAGAACAGACTTTCACCCTTTGGATGAAGTACGTGCAGCTTCCTCTTCCCCCCACAGTAATGGTGAAATGGGAACCTTGGAGCAAGTTAAAAAGCCTAGTATCGCTGGAGAATCCCTGTACAGGAGAAG AAGAGAAGGCTCTAGTCCTCGTCGAGTGTCAGAGTCCCCTGTAGAAAAAAGGGAAGGAAACTCGGGGGAGTTCCAGATTAGCACACCCTCAGCCTTCAGCAAATTAACCCTGCACAGGAGCTTCAGTCCGCTTGTCCTTTCCCAGGGCTCCTGGTCCTCCAG GAGTGCATCCCCCTGCCTGTCTAGCCGCTCCTCACCACTGCTGGCTGTACCCCGTAGCCCTTGCCCTGAAGGTTCTTATGAGCAATTCATTGATGGGGCAGAGATTCAGGTGGCCAACCTGGACTATCGTATGTCCCGCAAAGATCTCCAGCAAACTCTGCACGACACCTTTTCTAGATATGGACGG GTCAAAGCTGTAGAGCTTAGCCCCCACACAGACTATCAGTTGAAGGCCATTATTCAGATGTTGTCACTACAACAGGCCATCAGTGCTGTCAGCGGCCTACATCGTTATAAGATCGGAGGAAAACGCATTCAGGTGTCGCTGATCACTGGTAGCAGCAATAAATCCCTCACCATGCTCAG CACTGAGATCAGAAGCATTCTCCAAGATGCACCTGCCAATTGTCTTCCTCTATTCAAGTTCACAGAGATCTATGAGAAAAA ATATTCCCGCAAGCTTTCAACTGGGGACCTCTACAGACTACCGGAGGTGGTTGCGGTAAGGGAACAGGGAGGCTCGAGGCTTGTGTGCCTTCTGCCCAGCAGCCTAATCCGCCAGAGTCCACTGGGGTCTTCACAGTCCCAGGAGGGCTCCTCCTCAGCAAGTGGAAGCCCTGTGGTGTTTGAAGAGCTCGAGTATCATGAACCTGTCTGCAGACAACACTATGCACAGCAGGACTTTAG tgagGCTGACTTTGACCCAGACTCCTGCAAAATTCCGTTTACTGTGATGTCTCTGAGCACTTTGACCTCTGATGTCCACAGTTTACTGCATTCACATGAGGGTACCCTTCCATTGCTTAG ttttcctGACTGCTATGCTGCAAAATTCAGGCCACTGCAACTTGGCAATGAAACACTGGAGGGTGGTGTTCCCCTGGAGCACCTCATTACCTGTGTTCCCAGTATCACAATAGTAACAGCTCAGAATGGGTTCAAAATCATCAAGTGGATACACAACAAACCTCCAGCACCAAATACTG AGCCATGGATTCAGCGCTGCAAGAGTCCCGTTGGTAATCCACAGCTCATCCAATTTAGCCGAGAGATTATTGATCTGTTGAAGAGTCAGCCATCATGCATCATGCCCATCAGCAAGTTCATACCCTCATACCATCATCACTTTGCCAAGCAGTGCCGTGTCTCAGACTATGGCTACTCCAAACTGATGGAGCTTCTGGAGGCTGTGCCACATGTCCTGCAG ATCCTTGGTATGGGTACCAAACGTCTCTTGACTCTGACCCATCGTGCTCAGGTGAAGCGCTTCACACAAGACCTGCTAAAACTGCTTAAGTTTCAGGCCAGCAAACAAGTGTCAATCAACGACTTCATGCAAGCTTACCACTG GTGCTTCTCTAGAGACTGGAGGGTGATAGACTACGGGATATGTGACCTAATGGACCTGCTGACTGAGATCCCTGACACTACCATTACCATCACACAGCAAGATACAGACACAGTGATTTCTGTACCAAAGAGAG AGCGGACAGTTGATGAAATGGAGCGCACAAAGCAGTTTgggaaggaggtggtggactTGCTACGTCACCAACCTCACTGCCGAATGCCCTTCAGTAAGTTCATCCCCACCTACCACCACCACTTTGGTCGCCAGTGCAAGCTCAGCTACTACGGGTTCACGAAgctcattgagctgtttgaagcaaTCCCTGATGTGCTGATG GTATTGGAGTGTggggaggagaaaatgttgACTCTTACTGAAGTGGAGCGCATCAAGGCTCTGGCAGCTCAGCTGGTCAAGCTGCTTCGGGGTCAAAAAAACTCGAGCCTTCCAGTCAGCCAGCTGCTCACGGAGTACAGCAAAACCTTCGGTTATGGCTTACGCCTGCAGGACTATGATGCCGGCTCCCTGCCAGCTCTACTAACCAAACTTTGCCATGTTGTTAAG GTGGTGGATGGCTCAGAGGGTCGTGAAGTGCAGTTGATAAACAGGAAGTCTCTACGCTCCCTCACCTCACAGCTACTGGCCATACTCATGTCTCAAGACGAAGACCTGGTCATCAATGgcctgaaggtggaggagctcagCCAATATTATTCGACTGTCCACGGAGTTCAACTCAACCCTTGTGAATATGGGTTTCTCTCCCTTAGTGAGTTACTTAAGAGCCTGCCCTACCTCGTTGAG CTATACAACCGGGAAAGTGATGAAAATGGAAAAGCTGGCAGCACTGCTAGTGGTCAAGTTGAAGGTTGGGTGAGGTTGACAAGGCTTTACCAGTTTGCCCGTAACATACGTGCCCTGCTCCACACTTACCATTACAACCAGATCTTCCTGACTGAGTTCCAGGGGGCTTACAACAAATTTACAGGCTGCAGCCTTGAACCTCGCTCCTATGGATATGCCAGCACTGACGAGCTACTCAGTGCTATTCCACAG GTGGTCTGGATCAAAGGACATGGTCACAAGAGGATTATCGTTTTGAAGAACGATATGAAAG
- the LOC114855290 gene encoding meiosis regulator and mRNA stability factor 1 isoform X2, whose protein sequence is MMEGLGEERSTCSSRPFPWLSPPKTEASGLLWKFKDCFSTSETPTPHRTDKQNSYMESRKAVLELRDVPPPPPHHTTSQSSQPFSLATLPLLPPCLPPQLTQDTHQQQLPQQQEGSRPKVSICTHCDYCSRDGYGLLGGGDVVGRRNSVAGVVSLYVAQGSPGAPVVSSNSINKSGPCSVATSHNHHKLNLNSGNEATNPLLRCQPHLPAAIATCQPVSSHSYLPCCLGLHTCPAISLPCSQANLFASSVPLASSPPVSSLSGNLHGTCLASSGCYSYGVCSPSAIRRSQRGTLERTVLVKGAHYCKECLLKPINDLSSESDKMWPSAPIPQTVSLPVPICNGCGTSSDGMQLMPLTGLGNVGQKYGSPENNGPENIPPVGVFWDIENCSVPSGRSAGAVVQRIRSHFFQGHREAEFICVCDISKESKAVIQELNNCQVTVAHINATAKNAADDKLRQSLRRFAETHTAPATVVLVSSDVNFASELSDLRHRHGFQVVLVHGSHTSPALLQHAHRHVAFQEITADLPPRTLVKSQPSYNFLYVHNLPVNCDKSLRNAVKLRLRRLSDNCGGKVLSMSQGSAVLRFGSPEAAARARKRMENEDVFGRRISLSFSPHPRDYASPEPVLQSHPLPQNATLPQPYESQDSVFAPPPSISSFSFLPLEKPRSPRRPRRATRPSHTSGQVLERLYSPRRGCSGPPGGTPAKPLQELAGLESKPRTDFHPLDEVRAASSSPHSNGEMGTLEQVKKPSIAGESLYRRRREGSSPRRVSESPVEKREGNSGEFQISTPSAFSKLTLHRSFSPLVLSQGSWSSRSASPCLSSRSSPLLAVPRSPCPEGSYEQFIDGAEIQVANLDYRMSRKDLQQTLHDTFSRYGRVKAVELSPHTDYQLKAIIQMLSLQQAISAVSGLHRYKIGGKRIQVSLITGSSNKSLTMLSTEIRSILQDAPANCLPLFKFTEIYEKKYSRKLSTGDLYRLPEVVAVREQGGSRLVCLLPSSLIRQSPLGSSQSQEGSSSASGSPVVFEELEYHEPVCRQHYAQQDFSEADFDPDSCKIPFTVMSLSTLTSDVHSLLHSHEGTLPLLSFPDCYAAKFRPLQLGNETLEGGVPLEHLITCVPSITIVTAQNGFKIIKWIHNKPPAPNTEPWIQRCKSPVGNPQLIQFSREIIDLLKSQPSCIMPISKFIPSYHHHFAKQCRVSDYGYSKLMELLEAVPHVLQILGMGTKRLLTLTHRAQVKRFTQDLLKLLKFQASKQVSINDFMQAYHWCFSRDWRVIDYGICDLMDLLTEIPDTTITITQQDTDTVISVPKRERTVDEMERTKQFGKEVVDLLRHQPHCRMPFSKFIPTYHHHFGRQCKLSYYGFTKLIELFEAIPDVLMVLECGEEKMLTLTEVERIKALAAQLVKLLRGQKNSSLPVSQLLTEYSKTFGYGLRLQDYDAGSLPALLTKLCHVVKVVDGSEGREVQLINRKSLRSLTSQLLAILMSQDEDLVINGLKVEELSQYYSTVHGVQLNPCEYGFLSLSELLKSLPYLVELYNRESDENGKAGSTASGQVEGWVRLTRLYQFARNIRALLHTYHYNQIFLTEFQGAYNKFTGCSLEPRSYGYASTDELLSAIPQVVWIKGHGHKRIIVLKNDMKARASSSVTNSPQPGENAESPRDSPINTSGAQSPSNKVASESELLCLSSPVDLLCGPVPSCLPSPQLHPDPVLLQQTDLIHFEEKTSPPTDDDEPASAAASGTDCACDPPKQSCSTDDLTGTKSQPATLTKTPLSVDNPSRRASRSRIKLAANFSFTAGV, encoded by the exons ATGATGGAAGGACTGGGAGAGGAGAGATCCACATGCAGCTCTAGACCCTTCCCATGGCTCAGTCCCCCCAAAACAGAGGCCTCAGGCCTACTGTGGAAATTTAAAGACTGCTTTTCCaccagtgaaacccccaccccTCATCGCACAGATAAACAA AACAGTTACATGGAAAGCAGAAAGGCCGTGCTGGAATTAAGAGatgttcctcctccacccccacaccaTACCACCTCGCAGTCATCCCAACCCTTCTCTTTGGCCACTCTCCCTTTGCTTCCTCCCTGCTTGCCTCCACAGCTTACACAAGACACccaccaacaacaactaccacagcAGCAAGAGGGGTCTAGACCCAAAGTAAGCATTTGCACTCACTGTGATTACTGCAGCAGAGATGGCTATGGACTATTGGGTGGTGGAGATGTTGTTGGTAGACGTAACAGCGTTGCTGGTGTTGTCTCACTTTATGTGGCCCAAGGCTCTCCAGGAGCCCCTGTCGTCAGCAGTAACAGTATTAACAAGTCTGGGCCTTGCTCTGTGGCCACATCTCATAACCATCATAAGCTTAACCTGAACAGTGGAAATGAAGCCACAAATCCTTTGCTCAGATGCCAACCTCATCTGCCTGCTGCTATTGCTACCTGTCAGCCTGTGTCCTCACACTCCTACCTCCCCTGCTGTTTAGGGCTTCATACTTGCCCAGCTATATCCCTTCCATGCAGTCAGGCCAACCTGTTTGCCTCCTCAGTCCCTCTagcttcatctcctcctgtttcttctcTATCTGGCAATTTGCATGGCACTTGTTTGGCCTCTTCTGGCTGCTACAGCTATGGTGTTTGCAGTCCATCAGCCATCAGAAGATCGCAGAGAGGCACACTTG AACGCACGGTTTTGGTGAAGGGTGCACACTACTGCAAGGAGTGCTTATTAAAG CCCATAAATGATCTTTCATCAGAGTCAGACAAGATGTGGCCTAGTGCTCCTATTCCCCAGACtgtttctcttcctgtccctaTTTGTAATGGCTGCGGCACTTCTTCAGATGGTATGCAGCTCATGCCATTGACCGGCCTTGGCAATGTTGGTCAGAAGTATG GATCTCCAGAGAACAATGGTCCTGAGAACATCCCTCCAGTGGGCGTCTTCTGGGACATTGAGAACTGTAGTGTTCCCAGTGGGCGTTCTGCTGGAGCTGTGGTCCAGCGTATTCGTAGCCATTTCTTTCAAGGTCATCGTGAGGCAGAAttcatttgtgtctgtgatATCAGCAAGGAAAGCAAAGCCGTCATCCAAGAGCTCAATAACTGCCAG GTTACTGTTGCACATATCAACGCCACAGCCAAGAATGCGGCTGATGACAAGCTTCGTCAGAGCTTACGCCGCTTTGCCGAGACCCACACTGCACCTGCAACTGTTGTGCTAGTATCCT CGGATGTGAACTTTGCAAGTGAGTTGAGCGACTTGCGTCATCGCCATGGTTTCCAAGTAGTTCTGGTCCATGGCAGCCATACATCTCCAGCCCTGTTGCAGCATGCCCATCGCCATGTGGCTTTTCAGGAGATTACAGCTGATCTGCCACCACGAACTCTTGTCAAGTCACAG CCCAGTTACAACTTCCTCTATGTGCACAACCTTCCTGTCAACTGTGACAAGAGTCTACGGAATGCTGTGAAGCTCAGGCTCCGCCGCCTGTCAGACAACTGTGGCGGCAAGGTGCTGAGCATGTCCCAGGGCTCAGCAGTCCTCCGGTTTGGCAGCCCTGAGGCAGCTGCACGCGCCCGCAAGAGAATGGAAAATGAGGATGTCTTTGGCCGCAGAATCAGCCTCTCCTTCTCCCCACATCCCAGAGACTATGCAAGTCCTGAGCCTGTGCTTCAGTCTCATCCCTTGCCTCAAAATGCAACTCTGCCCCAACCCTATGAAAGTCAGGATTCAGTGTTTGCGCCTCCTCCATCTATATCCTCTTTTTCCTTTCTGCCCCTGGAGAAGCCCAGGTCACCCAGGAGACCGCGGCGAGCAACGCGCCCTAGTCACACCTCTGGCCAAGTGCTTGAAAGGCTCTACAGCCCAAGGAGGGGCTGTAGTGGGCCTCCTGGTGGTACTCCAGCCAAACCCTTACAG GAGCTGGCTGGTTTGGAGAGCAAGCCTAGAACAGACTTTCACCCTTTGGATGAAGTACGTGCAGCTTCCTCTTCCCCCCACAGTAATGGTGAAATGGGAACCTTGGAGCAAGTTAAAAAGCCTAGTATCGCTGGAGAATCCCTGTACAGGAGAAG AAGAGAAGGCTCTAGTCCTCGTCGAGTGTCAGAGTCCCCTGTAGAAAAAAGGGAAGGAAACTCGGGGGAGTTCCAGATTAGCACACCCTCAGCCTTCAGCAAATTAACCCTGCACAGGAGCTTCAGTCCGCTTGTCCTTTCCCAGGGCTCCTGGTCCTCCAG GAGTGCATCCCCCTGCCTGTCTAGCCGCTCCTCACCACTGCTGGCTGTACCCCGTAGCCCTTGCCCTGAAGGTTCTTATGAGCAATTCATTGATGGGGCAGAGATTCAGGTGGCCAACCTGGACTATCGTATGTCCCGCAAAGATCTCCAGCAAACTCTGCACGACACCTTTTCTAGATATGGACGG GTCAAAGCTGTAGAGCTTAGCCCCCACACAGACTATCAGTTGAAGGCCATTATTCAGATGTTGTCACTACAACAGGCCATCAGTGCTGTCAGCGGCCTACATCGTTATAAGATCGGAGGAAAACGCATTCAGGTGTCGCTGATCACTGGTAGCAGCAATAAATCCCTCACCATGCTCAG CACTGAGATCAGAAGCATTCTCCAAGATGCACCTGCCAATTGTCTTCCTCTATTCAAGTTCACAGAGATCTATGAGAAAAA ATATTCCCGCAAGCTTTCAACTGGGGACCTCTACAGACTACCGGAGGTGGTTGCGGTAAGGGAACAGGGAGGCTCGAGGCTTGTGTGCCTTCTGCCCAGCAGCCTAATCCGCCAGAGTCCACTGGGGTCTTCACAGTCCCAGGAGGGCTCCTCCTCAGCAAGTGGAAGCCCTGTGGTGTTTGAAGAGCTCGAGTATCATGAACCTGTCTGCAGACAACACTATGCACAGCAGGACTTTAG tgagGCTGACTTTGACCCAGACTCCTGCAAAATTCCGTTTACTGTGATGTCTCTGAGCACTTTGACCTCTGATGTCCACAGTTTACTGCATTCACATGAGGGTACCCTTCCATTGCTTAG ttttcctGACTGCTATGCTGCAAAATTCAGGCCACTGCAACTTGGCAATGAAACACTGGAGGGTGGTGTTCCCCTGGAGCACCTCATTACCTGTGTTCCCAGTATCACAATAGTAACAGCTCAGAATGGGTTCAAAATCATCAAGTGGATACACAACAAACCTCCAGCACCAAATACTG AGCCATGGATTCAGCGCTGCAAGAGTCCCGTTGGTAATCCACAGCTCATCCAATTTAGCCGAGAGATTATTGATCTGTTGAAGAGTCAGCCATCATGCATCATGCCCATCAGCAAGTTCATACCCTCATACCATCATCACTTTGCCAAGCAGTGCCGTGTCTCAGACTATGGCTACTCCAAACTGATGGAGCTTCTGGAGGCTGTGCCACATGTCCTGCAG ATCCTTGGTATGGGTACCAAACGTCTCTTGACTCTGACCCATCGTGCTCAGGTGAAGCGCTTCACACAAGACCTGCTAAAACTGCTTAAGTTTCAGGCCAGCAAACAAGTGTCAATCAACGACTTCATGCAAGCTTACCACTG GTGCTTCTCTAGAGACTGGAGGGTGATAGACTACGGGATATGTGACCTAATGGACCTGCTGACTGAGATCCCTGACACTACCATTACCATCACACAGCAAGATACAGACACAGTGATTTCTGTACCAAAGAGAG AGCGGACAGTTGATGAAATGGAGCGCACAAAGCAGTTTgggaaggaggtggtggactTGCTACGTCACCAACCTCACTGCCGAATGCCCTTCAGTAAGTTCATCCCCACCTACCACCACCACTTTGGTCGCCAGTGCAAGCTCAGCTACTACGGGTTCACGAAgctcattgagctgtttgaagcaaTCCCTGATGTGCTGATG GTATTGGAGTGTggggaggagaaaatgttgACTCTTACTGAAGTGGAGCGCATCAAGGCTCTGGCAGCTCAGCTGGTCAAGCTGCTTCGGGGTCAAAAAAACTCGAGCCTTCCAGTCAGCCAGCTGCTCACGGAGTACAGCAAAACCTTCGGTTATGGCTTACGCCTGCAGGACTATGATGCCGGCTCCCTGCCAGCTCTACTAACCAAACTTTGCCATGTTGTTAAG GTGGTGGATGGCTCAGAGGGTCGTGAAGTGCAGTTGATAAACAGGAAGTCTCTACGCTCCCTCACCTCACAGCTACTGGCCATACTCATGTCTCAAGACGAAGACCTGGTCATCAATGgcctgaaggtggaggagctcagCCAATATTATTCGACTGTCCACGGAGTTCAACTCAACCCTTGTGAATATGGGTTTCTCTCCCTTAGTGAGTTACTTAAGAGCCTGCCCTACCTCGTTGAG CTATACAACCGGGAAAGTGATGAAAATGGAAAAGCTGGCAGCACTGCTAGTGGTCAAGTTGAAGGTTGGGTGAGGTTGACAAGGCTTTACCAGTTTGCCCGTAACATACGTGCCCTGCTCCACACTTACCATTACAACCAGATCTTCCTGACTGAGTTCCAGGGGGCTTACAACAAATTTACAGGCTGCAGCCTTGAACCTCGCTCCTATGGATATGCCAGCACTGACGAGCTACTCAGTGCTATTCCACAG GTGGTCTGGATCAAAGGACATGGTCACAAGAGGATTATCGTTTTGAAGAACGATATGAAAG